In Hemiscyllium ocellatum isolate sHemOce1 chromosome 33, sHemOce1.pat.X.cur, whole genome shotgun sequence, the following are encoded in one genomic region:
- the lrrc4ba gene encoding leucine-rich repeat-containing protein 4B — protein sequence MMMMMMKAHHTQRMRFNLGRTVCHLAFLTFWTLSLLTGLVQSHICPKGCSCSNQFSKVICTRFELREVPDSISTNTRYLNLQENIIQVIKADTFKQLRHLEILQLSKNLIRQVEVGAFNGLTNLNTLELFDNRLTTVPSAAFEYLSKLRELWLRNNPIESIPSYAFNRVPSLRRLDLGELKKLEYISDAAFEGLINLRYLNLGMCNLAEIPNLTPLIKLEELELSGNRLEVIQPGSFQGLTNLRKLWLMHAQIQLIERNAFDDLQSLEELNLSHNNLTSLPHDLFTPLHRLERVHLNHNPWHCNCDVLWLSWWLKETVPSNTTCCARCHSPPNLKARYIGELDQSHFTCYAPVIVEPPTDLNVTEGMAAELKCRAATSMTSVNWMTPNGTLMTHGSYRVRISVLHDGTLNFTNVTVQDTGLYTCLVSNSAGNATASATLNVSAVDSSNSYSYFTTVTVETVEVVDEPRSTEREPGPTPSGHWETPYSTTSLTPRSTKSTEKAFTVPITTEVTDNIMAGLDDVMKTTKIIIGCFVAITFMAAVMLIIFYKLRKQHQLHKHHGQTRTIEIINVEDDMAEATPGDSCLTLPAVDHEHLNHYTAYKAHYNNNTTTTGSGGGGALNCTKNPLHNSVHEPLLFKSSSKENVQETQI from the coding sequence atgatgatgatgatgatgaaggcACATCACACGCAGAGGATGAGATTCAACTTGGGCAGGACTGTTTGCCATCTTGCGTTTTTGACCTTTTGGACTTTGTCACTGCTGACTGGACTGGTCCAGTCTCACATCTGCCCCAAGGGCTGCTCCTGCAGCAACCAGTTCAGCAAGGTGATCTGCACAAGGTTTGAGCTGCGAGAAGTTCCCGACAGCATCTCCACCAACACCCGCTACCTTAACCTACAGGAGAACATCATCCAGGTCATCAAGGCGGATACCTTCAAGCAACTGCGGCACCTGGAGATTCTGCAGCTCAGCAAGAACCTGATCCGTCAGGTGGAAGTCGGAGCCTTCAATGGCCTCACCAACCTCAACACGCTGGAGCTCTTCGACAACCGGCTCACTACGGTGCCCAGTGCGGCTTTTGAGTATCTGTCAAAACTCCGGGAACTGTGGCTGAGGAACAATCCCATCGAGAGCATCCCTTCCTACGCCTTCAACCGTGTGCCCTCGCTGCGGCGCCTGGACCTGGGCGAGCTGAAGAAGCTGGAGTACATTTCAGACGCGGCTTTTGAGGGCCTGATCAACCTGAGGTACCTCAACCTGGGCATGTGCAACCTGGCGGAGATCCCGAACCTCACGCCCCTCATCAAGTTGGAGGAGCTGGAATTGTCTGGCAACCGGCTGGAGGTCATCCAGCCCGGCTCCTTCCAGGGCCTCACCAACCTGCGCAAATTGTGGCTGATGCACGCCCAGATCCAACTGATCGAGCGCAATGCCTTTGATGACCTGCAGTCACTGGAGGAGCTCAATCTGTCTCATAACAACCTGACATCACTGCCGCATGACCTCTTCACACCTTTGCACCGGCTGGAGAGGGTGCACCTCAACCACAACCCTTGGCACTGCAACTGTGATGTCTTGTGGCTCAGCTGGTGGCTGAAGGAAACGGTGCCCAGCAACACAACCTGCTGTGCACGCTGCCACTCACCGCCCAACCTGAAGGCTCGCTACATCGGTGAGCTGGATCAGAGTCATTTTACGTGCTACGCACCAGTCATTGTGGAACCACCAACCGATCTCAACGTGACTGAGGGAATGGCTGCTGAGCTCAAGTGCCGTGCGGCTACTTCCATGACGTCCGTCAACTGGATGACCCCCAACGGCACTCTGATGACCCATGGCTCATACCGGGTACGCATCTCAGTGCTGCATGACGGCACGCTCAATTTCACCAATGTGACAGTGCAGGACACAGGCCTGTACACCTGCTTGGTCAGCAATTCAGCTGGCAATGCCACAGCCTCAGCCACACTCAATGTCTCGGCTGTTGACAGCAGCAACAGTTACAGCTATTTCACTACCGTGACGGTGGagacagtggaggtggtggatgagCCCCGGTCGACTGAACGTGAGCCTGGGCCCACCCCCTCAGGCCACTGGGAGACACCCTactccaccacctccctcaccccccGTAGCACCAAGTCCACCGAGAAGGCCTTTACTGTGCCCATCACCACTGAGGTGACAGACAACATCATGGCGGGTCTGGACGACGTGATGAAGACAACCAAAATCATTATTGGCTGTTTTGTTGCCATCACCTTCATGGCTGCTGTCATGCTCATCATCTTCTATAAGCTGCGCAAACAGCACCAGCTCCACAAACACCACGGGCAGACCCGCACCATTGAGATCATCAACGTGGAGGATGACATGGCAGAGGCCACACCTGGTGACAGCTGCCTGACTCTCCCAGCTGTTGACCATGAGCACCTCAACCATTACACGGCTTACAAGGCccactacaacaacaacaccacaACCACTGGCAGTGGAGGCGGCGGCGCCCTGAACTGCACCAAAAACCCGCTTCACAACTCTGTGCACGAACCGCTACTCTTTAAATCCAGCTCCAAAGAGAACGTGCAAGAGACGCAGATTTAA